The Chiroxiphia lanceolata isolate bChiLan1 chromosome 4, bChiLan1.pri, whole genome shotgun sequence genome contains a region encoding:
- the TMA16 gene encoding translation machinery-associated protein 16 isoform X1, whose protein sequence is MPKLRKTQGGKQEKKVIHPYSRKAAQLAREVHKQEKKEKLKTDKALRLSIIGEKLQWFQSHLDPDKIEYTKKEAGELIENYMCRFNAELEQIELQNSIKGRQGRQHGSRETVIKQTIERERQLYEGYGIEIPDIMNRKHLKFFREWDGDLRKLPNIKMKKLSARDAACSHPEVADAEAKEDLNKGEEVPLMIKGEEVALMSTS, encoded by the exons ATG cCAAAGTTACGAAAAACCCAAGGAGGGAAGCAAGAGAAGAAAGTTATCCATCCATAcagcagaaaagctgcacaGCTTGCAAGGGAAGTacacaaacaggaaaagaaagaaaa GTTGAAGACTGACAAAGCTTTACGTTTAAGTATCATTG GAGAAAAACTGCAATGGTTTCAAAGTCACCTTGACCCTGACAAAATCGAGTACACAAAGAAGGAAGCTGGTGAACTAATTGAAAA ttataTGTGTCGATTCAATGCTGAATTGGAGCAGATTGAATTACAAAACAGTATTAAAGGTAGACAAGGAAGACAGCATGGTTCACGGGAAACTGTCATCAAGCAGACAATAGAACGTGAAAGACAACTCTATGAGGGCTATGGAATAG AAATTCCAGACATCATGAACAGAAAGCATCTCAAATTTTTCAG agaATGGGATGGTGATCTGAGGAAACTGCCaaacatcaaaatgaaaaagctcTCAGCTAGGGATGCTGCTTGCAGTCACCCTGAGGTGGCAGATGCGGAAGCAAAAGAAGACTTGAATAAAGGAGAAGAAGTGCCCCTAATGATTAAAGGAGAAGAGGTGGCCCTAATGAGCACCAGCTGA
- the TMA16 gene encoding translation machinery-associated protein 16 isoform X2: protein MPKLRKTQGGKQEKKVIHPYSRKAAQLAREVHKQEKKEKLKTDKALRLSIIGEKLQWFQSHLDPDKIEYTKKEAGELIENYMCRFNAELEQIELQNSIKGRQGRQHGSRETVIKQTIERERQLYEGYGIEIPDIMNRKHLKFFRFTRDFMYVCGISDLQIKHPDEETVPTCFAVPYQTGS, encoded by the exons ATG cCAAAGTTACGAAAAACCCAAGGAGGGAAGCAAGAGAAGAAAGTTATCCATCCATAcagcagaaaagctgcacaGCTTGCAAGGGAAGTacacaaacaggaaaagaaagaaaa GTTGAAGACTGACAAAGCTTTACGTTTAAGTATCATTG GAGAAAAACTGCAATGGTTTCAAAGTCACCTTGACCCTGACAAAATCGAGTACACAAAGAAGGAAGCTGGTGAACTAATTGAAAA ttataTGTGTCGATTCAATGCTGAATTGGAGCAGATTGAATTACAAAACAGTATTAAAGGTAGACAAGGAAGACAGCATGGTTCACGGGAAACTGTCATCAAGCAGACAATAGAACGTGAAAGACAACTCTATGAGGGCTATGGAATAG AAATTCCAGACATCATGAACAGAAAGCATCTCAAATTTTTCAG ATTTACGAGGGACTTTATGTATGTATGTGGTATATCAGATCTGCAAATTAAGCATCCAGATGAAGAAACTGTTCCAACCTGCTTTGCTGTTCCTTATCAGACTGGGAGTTGA